The proteins below are encoded in one region of Microbacterium pygmaeum:
- a CDS encoding alpha/beta fold hydrolase, with product MIATTTERVLRRNNVTVSGNPAGRVLVFAHGYGCSQAAWNLVAPQFEQDYRVVLFDHVGAGDSDLSAYDRGKYDSLHGYADDILEILAALQVSDVVFIGHSVSAMMGVLAANRDPSRFGSLILVGPSPRYVNDDAYHGGFEPAAITGLLDALDANYLGWSASTAPMMMGNADRPELGDRLTRSFCSTDPDIARHFAHVTFLSDNRADLSRVVVPTLVLQSTDDAIAPLEVGQYVHRMIPDSSLQVLRTTGHIPNLSGPDELAEAIRAHLE from the coding sequence GTGATTGCTACGACGACGGAGCGCGTTCTCCGCCGCAACAATGTGACGGTCAGCGGCAATCCCGCCGGTCGCGTGCTGGTCTTCGCACACGGATACGGGTGCAGTCAAGCCGCCTGGAATCTGGTCGCCCCGCAGTTCGAGCAGGACTACCGCGTGGTGCTCTTCGACCACGTCGGCGCCGGCGACTCGGACCTCTCCGCCTACGACCGCGGCAAGTACGACTCGCTGCACGGCTACGCCGACGACATCCTCGAGATCCTCGCCGCACTGCAGGTCAGTGACGTCGTCTTCATCGGACATTCGGTGAGCGCGATGATGGGCGTCCTGGCGGCCAACCGAGATCCGTCGCGCTTCGGTTCGCTGATCCTGGTCGGGCCCTCGCCGCGCTACGTCAACGACGACGCGTATCACGGCGGTTTCGAGCCGGCCGCGATCACGGGGCTGCTCGACGCGCTCGATGCGAACTACCTCGGCTGGTCGGCGAGCACGGCGCCGATGATGATGGGCAACGCCGACCGGCCGGAGCTGGGCGATCGGCTCACGCGGAGCTTCTGCAGCACCGACCCCGACATCGCGCGTCATTTCGCGCACGTCACCTTCCTCTCCGACAACCGCGCAGACCTGTCGCGGGTCGTCGTGCCCACGCTCGTGCTGCAGTCCACCGACGATGCGATCGCGCCGCTCGAGGTCGGCCAGTACGTGCACCGCATGATCCCGGACAGCAGCCTCCAGGTGCTGCGCACGACGGGGCACATCCCGAACCTGTCCGGTCCGGACGAGCTCGCGGAAGCAATCCGCGCCCACCTCGAATGA